Proteins encoded together in one Streptomyces umbrinus window:
- a CDS encoding polysaccharide pyruvyl transferase family protein — protein MTPANRTPVRVGVFGLLGSGNLGNDGSLEAVLGYLRAEHPDAVVDALCGGPEAVTTRFGIPATRLHWNRGEYRTASRAASIAAKGLGKLVDVFRTAAWVRRHDVAIVPGMGVLEATLPLRPWGFPYSLFLLCASGRLFGTRVALVGVGAAPIGNRPTRALVRWSARLAGYRSYRDGLSRDAMRAMGVDTARDEVYPDLAFALPAPPASGPDKLSAPPGPVCVGVMDFHGGDDDRARAEEIHRRYLDGTTRFVRALVEDGRPVRLLTGDECDRQVVDAILDAVDSPLVTAAEAASLADLMKEMAAAHTVVATRYHNLVCALKVGTPTLALSYAAKSDALMDRMGLAVYCHPAREVDADRLLEQFRALEERSAELRRTLAERNLVAARQLEDQFTALTAALFPAADHAHTLREAR, from the coding sequence ATGACACCCGCGAACCGAACCCCGGTGCGCGTCGGGGTGTTCGGCCTGCTCGGCTCCGGCAACCTCGGCAACGACGGGTCACTGGAGGCCGTACTCGGGTACCTCCGCGCCGAGCACCCGGACGCGGTGGTGGACGCGCTGTGCGGCGGACCTGAGGCCGTGACGACCCGGTTCGGGATCCCCGCGACGCGGCTGCACTGGAACCGCGGGGAGTACCGGACGGCGTCGCGGGCGGCCTCGATCGCGGCGAAGGGTCTGGGGAAACTCGTCGACGTCTTCCGCACTGCCGCCTGGGTGCGCCGGCACGACGTGGCGATCGTGCCGGGCATGGGCGTCCTGGAGGCCACGCTGCCGCTGCGGCCGTGGGGCTTCCCGTACTCGTTGTTCCTGCTCTGCGCGAGCGGCCGGCTGTTCGGCACCCGGGTCGCACTGGTCGGTGTCGGCGCCGCCCCGATCGGCAACCGGCCCACCCGGGCCCTGGTGCGCTGGTCGGCGCGGCTGGCCGGCTACCGGTCGTACCGGGACGGCCTGTCCCGCGACGCGATGCGGGCGATGGGCGTGGACACCGCGCGCGACGAGGTCTACCCGGACCTCGCCTTCGCCCTGCCGGCGCCGCCGGCGAGCGGACCCGACAAGCTCTCAGCTCCGCCGGGCCCGGTCTGCGTCGGTGTCATGGACTTCCACGGCGGCGACGACGACCGCGCACGGGCCGAGGAGATCCACCGGCGCTACCTCGACGGGACAACTCGCTTCGTCCGCGCGCTGGTCGAGGACGGCAGGCCGGTCCGGCTGCTCACCGGCGACGAGTGCGACCGGCAGGTGGTCGACGCGATCCTCGACGCGGTGGACTCGCCGCTGGTCACCGCTGCCGAGGCGGCCTCGCTCGCCGACCTGATGAAGGAGATGGCGGCTGCCCACACCGTGGTCGCCACCCGCTACCACAACCTGGTCTGCGCGCTGAAGGTCGGCACGCCGACACTCGCACTCAGCTATGCGGCGAAGAGCGACGCGCTCATGGATCGGATGGGCCTTGCCGTCTACTGCCACCCGGCTCGCGAGGTCGACGCCGACCGGCTGCTCGAACAGTTCCGGGCGCTGGAGGAGCGATCGGCGGAGCTGCGGCGGACCCTCGCCGAGCGGAACCTGGTCGCCGCCCGGCAACTCGAGGACCAATTCACCGCCTTGACCGCGGCCCTGTTCCCGGCGGCCGACCACGCCCACACCTTGAGGGAGGCCAGATGA
- the rfbC gene encoding dTDP-4-dehydrorhamnose 3,5-epimerase, whose protein sequence is MKATEVPAIDGAYLFEPTPYSDERGFFCRTFDADVVRSVGLDPDAFVQDSLSRSVRGVLRGLHLRSGAGEAKLVRCSYGRIFDVVVDLRTDSPTYRNVATFELSGETQTTLYIPAGCAHGFQALTETADTSYRIDRPHDPAEDVTIAFDDPELAVPWPLPPASMSQRDREAPSLAEVLKQKES, encoded by the coding sequence ATGAAGGCAACCGAAGTGCCGGCGATCGACGGCGCGTACCTGTTCGAGCCGACGCCGTACTCCGACGAGCGCGGCTTCTTCTGCCGCACCTTCGACGCCGACGTGGTCCGCTCGGTGGGCCTCGATCCGGACGCCTTCGTCCAGGACAGCCTGTCCCGCTCGGTCCGGGGCGTGCTGCGCGGCCTGCACCTGCGCTCCGGCGCGGGCGAGGCCAAGCTGGTGCGCTGCTCGTACGGACGGATCTTCGACGTCGTCGTCGACCTGCGGACGGACTCACCGACGTACCGCAACGTGGCAACCTTCGAGCTGTCCGGCGAGACGCAGACGACCCTCTACATCCCGGCGGGCTGCGCCCACGGATTCCAGGCCCTGACCGAGACCGCCGACACCTCGTACCGGATCGACCGCCCGCACGATCCGGCCGAGGACGTGACGATCGCCTTCGACGACCCGGAGCTCGCCGTCCCCTGGCCGCTCCCGCCCGCCTCGATGTCCCAGCGGGACCGGGAGGCGCCGAGCCTCGCCGAGGTCCTGAAGCAGAAGGAGAGCTGA